ATGATTTTAAATAATTACAAATCAATAATATAAATTAAACATTCAACTAATTTATTTTTCATAATTTTAAAAAGCTATGAAAAAACTATTACAATACCTTCCCTTTTACTTTCTGATTTGTATAATTATTGGAATTATAATCCAATTTTACACCAATATTTGGCATTATCATTTTAGCTATTTAGCTCTTGTTTTATTGATATCAACAGGGATTTTATTTCTTCTGAAGAAAAAAGTAAAAGCTAAAATTTATTATACCATAATTACAAATTTACTATTTGTTTTTATCGGAATTTCTACCACGTTTATACACAATCCAAAGAATTATGATAATTATTATAAGCGTCATATTACTGATAATTCAAGTATCATAATAAAAATACATAAGGTTTTAAAAACAGGGAATTATAATCATAAATATATTGCTGATGTAATTCAAATTGACACTAAAAAAACAGTTGGAACAATTCTTTTAAATCTTAAAAAAGATAGTATTTCATCACCTTTAAAAGTGGATGATTTAATTTTCACCAAAACTGAATTTAAAAAATTAAAAACACCATTAAATCCGTATCAATTTGATTACAGTAATTATTTATCAAAAAAATATGTATATCAACAAGTTTTTATCAATTCTGATAATTATCAAAAATTAATAAAAAATAACGCTTCAATTTATGGTTTATCTGAAAAAATCAGAAATAAAATTCAAACTTCTTTAAAAGAATATGACTTTACTAAAGATGAATTATCTGTAATTAATGCGCTGTTATTAGGAGAGCGAAAAGATATTTCTAAAAGTCTTATCCAAAGTTATACAAATGCAGGAGCGATACATATTTTGGCTATTTCAGGCTTACATATTGGTATTATACTATTGATGTTAAGTTATTTATTCAAACCTATTGAACATTTCAAAAATGGACTATTAATAAAAAGTTTATTTCTGATTATTTTACTTTGGACGTTTGCTTTTATCGCAGGATTATCGGCTTCAGTAGTTAGAGCTGTTACCATGTTTACGTTTATTGCTATTGGAGACTCTTTCAAAAAAAGAAAATAGTTGAATATTCTTTAATTAGCTCGATGTTTTTTTTATTACTGATAAAGCCTTTATTTTTATTTGATGTTGGTTTTCAGTTGAGTTATATGGCTGTATTCGGAATTATTTGGATACAACCAGTACTTTATAAATTATGGACTCCAAAATTTTGGCTATTGAATAAATTTTGGAGTTTACTAACCGTTTCAATTGCCGCACAAGTAGGAATATTACCAATAAGTTTGTATTATTTTCATCAATTTCCTGGATTATTTTTTATCGCAAACCTTGTAATTATTCCTTTTTTGGGTAGTATTTTAATGGGCGGAATTCTAATAATATTTCTTGCGCTTTTAAAAATACCTTTACAATTTTTATTTGATTTCTACGGATTCATTATTTCATTAATGAATAAAATTGTTGATTGGGTTGCCAAACAAGAAGAGTTTTTATTACAAGAAATACCAATGTCTTTTTATCAAATGATACTTTGGTATCTTGTTGTTATTTTTACATATCAGCTAATTATCAATAAAAAAAATAAGCAACTTATTTTGTTACTTACATCGATAATTATATTACAAGTGACTTTCATTTTTGAAAAGAAAAAACAACAAACAACCCAAGAATTAATTGTTTTTCATAAAAGCAGAAAAAATATAATAGGAATAAGAAATGGAACTAATTTAGATATTTTACACAATTTAGATTCTTCTAAAATTATAACAGAAAGAACAATTAAAAGTTATCGAATACATTGAAAATATAAAAAGTAATTTCTCAAATAAAACACCTGATATTTTTACTTTTACTTCGGATACTATTTTAATTGTAGATAATTTGGGCGTTTATGATATATCGCTTCAAAATCCGATTGTTATTTTACAAAACTCGCCTAAAATTAATCTAGATAGATTAATTAAAAAACTAAATCCGAAGAAAATAATTACTGATGGAAGTAATTACAAAAACTATGTAAATTATTGGAAAACTACTTGTAAAAAACAAAAAACTCCATTTTATGATACTAAAAAAAACGGAGCATTTATCATTAAAAAATAAGTTGTAAAAAAGACTTAAATAGCACTTTTAAATTCCTTTTCAAAAGTTACCCATTCAGTAGTTTTATAAATATCTTTTGTGAAAAAATTAATTATTTTCTCAAAACGTTGTTCACCTAAATAACCAGGAACAGTTTGAATTAATCTTTCTTCTGGGTCAAAAAATGCCGTAGAAGGATAACTCATTTGTCCTTTCATAATTTGTGCTGCTAACTCATGATATTTCATTCTATTTTGCTTTACATATTTATAGGTTTTACCATTAAAACTGATATCATCTTTACCCTCACCGTTCATTTTTACAGCATAATAATTATCATTAATAAACTTAACAATAACATTATTTTTATAAGTTGTTTTATCCATTTTTTTACACCACCCACACCAATCGGTATATAAGTCTACTAAAATAGGTTTTGGATTCTCTTTATTTTTTTCTATTGCTTGCTCAAAAGTTAACCAATTAACTTTTTCTTGTGCTTTTACTCCAACCGAAATAATAGCTAAAACTACTACTAAAATTAATTTTCTCATATATGTTAAGTATCAATAAGTGTACCCAATTTACAAAAAAACCTGTCAATTATAAAAATTGACAGGTTTTTTAAATTTTTTAAATTTTTTATGCTATCTAATTCCGTGCATTAATTTTTTAATTAACGGATTTAAAAATAATAATAACACTCCTACTCCTGCTGGAATAATTGTGAATATTAAGAAGAAATAAGACATTGAATGTTGTTGTACAATTACATCAATATATCCACCTACAAATGCTGCTAAATAATTTCCTGCTGCAATAGCTAAATACCATAAACCGAACATCATTCCAATTTTTTTGGCTGGCACTAATTTAGATACATAAGACAAACCTACTGGAGATAAACATAATTCCCCCATAGTATGTAATAAATACGCTAATACTAACCAAAGTAAACTAACTGAAGCTGTTTTTGCTCCTTGTGGTATACCACTTGATCCGTAAGCTAAAGCTCCAAAACCGATACCTAATAAAATCATTCCTACTGCAAATTTAATAGCTGCTGAAGGATTGAATTTACTTTCCCACCATTTAGAAAATAAAGGTGCTAAACCAATAATAAAAAGTGAGTTTAAAATTAAAAACCATGATGGCTCAATTTCTGCATTTTCTTTTGGAATAATAATACTAAGTTTCCAAAGTGCAATTGCCCAAATACTTAAAAAACTAATACCTAAAGTAATGTTTGATAATGTTATCTTTTTAAAAGTTTGTCCGAATAATTTTAATAATACCCAAGAAATTATTCCTAAAGGAAGAACAGTAACTAATACATCTACAATTTTAAATATTGATGCCGAATTTCCTACTAATTTTAATTGCGTATAATTTTTTGCAAAAATGGTCATAGATCCACTTGCTTGTTCAAAAGCAGCCCAAAAGAAAACTGTTAAAAATGCTAAAATAGCAACAACAATATAACGATCTCTTTGCACATTTGCTGGTATTTTTTCTTCTACTGCTTGAGAGTTTTCAATAGCATCAGATAAATCTACTTTTGAAGTAGGTTCTTTACCAACCTCGCCAAAAATACTTCTACCAAACCAAAATTGTAACATTCCTAAGAACATAAAAACACCTGCTAATCCAAATCCCCAAGAGAAACTTAAATTACTTGCTAAGAATCCACATAAAAGAACTCCTAAAAATCCTCCTGCATTTACTCCCATATAAAAGATCGTAAAAGCTCCATCTTTTCTATCAGGATACTCATTATATAAACCACTTACAATAGAAGTTACATTTGGTTTAAATAAACCATTACCAAGTATTAATAAACCAATACCTAGATATAACATCGTTTCTGTTTCAACAGCCATTGCAGCATGTCCTAAAGTCATTGCGAGTGCTCCAATTGCTACCGCTTTTTGATACCCTAATAATTTATCAGCTAAAAAACCTCCAATAATTGGTGTTAAATATACCGAACTCGTATAAATACCTAATAAACCAATTGCTCTGTTTGTTGTCCATTCCCAACCACCATCAGCAAATGATGAAGTTAAAAATAATACAAAAATGGCGCGCATACCATAGTATGAAAAACGCTCCCACATTTCTGTAAAAAATAATACAAATAATGCAGGCTTATGACCTAGTAGTGTAAAGTCATTCTCTTTAGTTAGTGTACTCATAAAAATGTTTGTTTTATTGATTTTTGAAAAAAAAGCTCTAAATCATATAATATGATTTAGAGCTTTTTAAGAATATATTTTGTTAATCTGCTAACTCGAAACCTTCAGCTTCTTCATTTGAAGTTCCTTGCGTATCTTCAGCACCATGTGTTAATCTTTTCAATGGTTTTAGTAAAGCGATTACTAGTAATCCAAAAACAACTGTAAATATTACAATTCCTGTAAAAATAGTATACTCTCCTAAATGCTCTGAGTTTTCTCCTAAAATACCTGCAACTTTACCTCCAAGCCCCGTAGCAGCAAAATATAATCCCATCATAAGAGATGCATATTTAACAGGAGCTAATTTAGTTACGAATGATAATGATACTGGTGAAGAACATAATTCTCCAATGGTATGAAATAAATAGGCTAATACTAACCATTGCATTCCTGAACTTCCATTAGCTTCGTATTCTCTTACGGCTAATATCATGAAAACAAAACCTAACCCCATAATAATAGTTCCTGTCGCCATTTTAAATAAAGAAGAAGCTTCTTTATTTTTTATTTTTCGCTTCGCCCAAATATTTGCAATCCAAACTGCAAGTAATATAATAAATCCTGCATTTAATCCTTGAAACATTGGTGTAGGAATTAAATATCCGAATAACATTCTATCGGTTTTTGTTTCTGTATAAACACTCATTAATCCTCCTGCTTGTTCAAAAGCTCCCCAGAAAACAATAACTAATAGAAAAGAAAGAAGTAATACTAAAAAACGATCTTTTAATATTTTAGTTTCTAAACTTTTATAAATCATCATCATTAAACCAACAACAAAAGACAAGAAAATAAATAATGTACCATACCCCCAATGATCAACACCTTTAAAAGTAAAACCAGCGTATATTGATAGTGCTAATAATACTACAAAAATAGTTAACTGTACTGGGTTTTTAAAAATGTTCGAAAATATTTTAACTAAAGAAACATCGTTCTTTTTTTCTTCAACTGTAGGTTTATTACCAACATGAATAATATATTTTTGCCCATAAACATATACCGCTAAACCTAATAACATTGCAATTCCTGCTAAACCAAAACCTGCATGCCACCCCCATTTAGCCACTACAACACCAATAATAGATGTGGCTAATAATGACCCTAAATTTATTCCTATATAAAAAATACTAAACCCTTTATCTCTTCGGATATCTCCTTTTTTATAAAGTCCCCCAACCATTGTTGAAATATTTGGTTTTAAACAACCTACTCCTAAAATAATTAAACCTAAACCAGCAAAAAATGCCCATTCTGCTTCTACCGCCAAAATTCCATGCCCTAGAACTAAAATAATAGCACCGAGCATAACGGTTTTTCGTTGTCCTAAAACTTTATCAGCCAAAATTCCTCCAGGAATAGAAATAACATACACTAACATTACATACCAACCGTATAATTGATACGCCTCTAAATTTGTCCATCCCAAACCAGGACCATCTTTATGTGATGCTTCAGCAATCATATAAATAACCAATAAAGCACGCATTCCATAGTAAGAAAAACGCTCCCACATTTCTGTGAAAAACAATACATATAATCCTATTGGATGCCCAAATAATTCTTTTTCGTGTGGCTTTTTTACTTCATTCATTTTTTATAAATTGTTTTTAATAAAATTTGTCATTTTAGTATATAAATGCAAACGAGTATTACCACCGTAAATTCCGTGATCTTTATCTGGATACATTCCCCATTCAAATTGCTTATTAGCTTGAATTAAAGCTTCCGCCATTCTGTACGCATTTTGAACGTGTACATTATCATCACCTGTTCCGTGAATTAATAAATACTTTCCTTTTAATAATTCTGGATAATTTAAAGGAGAATTACTATCATAACCAGTTGGATTTTCTTCAGGAGTACGCATATAACGTTCTGTATAAATAGTATCGTAAAAACGCCAAGTAGTAACTGGTGCTACTGCTATTGCTGTTGCAAAAATATCGTTTCCTTTTAAAATACAGTTTGTACTCATGTGTCCACCAAAAGACCATCCCCAAATACCTACTCTTTTTTCATCAACATAAGGTAATGTTGCTAATTTTTTAGCTACTGCTATTTGATCTTCTGTTTCATATTTTACTAAATTCAAATATGTTACTTTTTTAAAATCTCTACCTTTAAAACCTGTTCCTCTACCATCAACACAAACAACTATATAACCGTTTTGTGCTAACATTTGATGCCAATAATCATTTGCATTATTCCAGCTATTTTTTACACTTTGAGACCCTGGACCAGAATATTGATACATCAATACAGGATATTTTTTATTTGCATCAAAATTAGCAGGTTTAATCGTGTACATATTTAAGTCGTTTCCGTTTACATTAATAGTAGAAAATTCTTTTTTACTTAAATTATATCCAGCTACAACTTGTTTTAAAGCCGCATTATCTTTTATTGTTTTTAATACTTTTCCTGCATCATTTCTTAAAGAATATATATTCGGAGTATTGGCATCAGAAAATGTATTAATAAAGTAATTCATGTTTTTACTAAATGCACCTCTATTAGTTCCTAAAGGATTACTTAATAATTTTTTATTTTCTCCAGTTAAAGAAACACTATAAACACCTCTATTTATCGAACCATTTTCTACAGATTGATAATAAATTGTTTTTTTATCAGAATTAAAACCATAGTAATTTGTTACCTCCCAATTACCTTTTGTTACTTGGTTTATTAATTTTCCTTTTTTATTATAGTGATATATATGATTATATCCATCTTTTTCGCTTGACCAAATGAAGCTATTATCATCTAAAAAAGTTAAATCATCATTAACGGCAACAAATGCCTTATCTTTTTCATTCAATATTAATGAAGTTTCGTATGTTTTAGCATTAACAAAATACATTTTCAAATCATTCTGATGACGATTTAAAGTACGTACGGCTAAAACATTATCATCTTTAGTCCAATTAATTCTTGGAATATATTCGTAATCTCCAAAAATCATTTTTGAAGTTCCATTCGTTGATAAATTATAAATATGTAAGCTAACTTTAGCGTTATCTTCTCCTGCTTTAGGATATTTAAAAACATGTTGTGTTGGGTAAATTCCTTTTCCGTAAATATCCATAGAAAAAGTTTTTACAGCACTTTCATCAAAACGTAAAAAAGCAAGATTGTTACCATTTGCACTCCATTCAAAAGCTTTTACAAAAGCAAATTCCTCTTCGTAAACCCAATCGGTAATACCGTTTATAATTTTATTTTTTTCACCATCATTTGTTACCTGAATAATTGTATTGTCAGAAAAATCTCTAATAAATAAGTTATTCTCTTTTGCAAATGCTACTCTTTTACTATCTGGTGAAAAAGTAGGACGTTGAATGTCTTCTCCAATTAACTTCAATGATTTTGAAGCAATATCATACATATAAAATGTACCTAAAAAAGAATGACGAAATATTTTCTTAAAATTAGTTCCTAAAATTAACTTCGTTTCATCATTATTAAAAGTGTACGATTTAAATATTTTTAATCCGTTTAAATCTGCACCGTTTACAATGGTTTCAACCTTTTCTAAAGTCTTGTAACTGTACTTATTTACTGTTGAAGTTCCATTTTTAGTACTTAACAACGAGTAATAATCACCATTCATTGAGTTCAATGAATTCATATAATCGGCTCTAAATGTGCCATTTCTCCATATATCTTCTAAAGAAATATCTTTTTTTTGTGCTTGTAATAACGTAGATATCCCTAGAAAAAGTATTAATATTTTCTTCATGTTAAATTGTTGTTTATCTGAAAAGTTTGCCAAGTTTACGGAAAAATCAGCAAAAAACGTGTCAAAAAAATCATAAATACTAAATAAGACACCTATTTTAACAGGATTCATTTATCTTTGAAGCACCTAAAATTAATTGAGAATGCCTAAAATTATTGCTGGATTTTCTAAACTTACTAAAGAAGAAAAAATAGCTTGGTTAACTAAAGCTTACTTTAATAATCAACCTGAAATTATACAAACATTAAAACAATATTGGAATGTTGATAGCAAACTACAACAATTACATGATGATTTTATAGAAAATACCATTTCTAACTTTTATATGCCTTACGGAATTGCTCCTAATTTTATCATCAATGGACGTGATTATGTAATCCCAATGGTGGTTGAAGAAAGTTCTGTTGTTGCTGCCGCTTCGTTAGTAGCAAAATATTGGAGTACTCGTGGTGGTTTTAAAACTGAAGTTGTTTCTACCACCAAAATTGGACAAGTACATTTTATGTATGAAGGTAATAAAGAAGATTTAAACACCTATTTTAAGAATCAAAAAGAAAATTTATATACCGCAACAGCTTCCATAACCAAAAACATGGAAAAACGTGGCGGCGGTATTTTAGATATTCAATTGATTGATAAAACAGATAAACTTGCTAATTATTACCAACTTCATGTAACTTTTGAAACAAAAGATAGCATGGGTGCAAATTTTATCAATTCTTGTTTAGAAGCTATTGCAAAAACTTTTAGAAAAGATGATATAGAGATTGTAATGAGTATTTTATCGAATTACGTTCCTGAGTGTTTGGTACGTGCTGAAGTTTCTTGTAAAATTGAAGATTTAGGCGGAGAAAATCCTCAGAAATTTGCTCAAAAATTTGAACAAGCTGTTAAAATTGCTGAAATAGAACCTTACAGAGCCGTTACTCATAATAAAGGAATTATGAATGGTATTGATTCGGTAGTTTTAGCTACAGGAAACGATTTTAGAGCTATTGAAGCTGGTGCACATGCCTATGCTTCAAAAGATGGACAATATCGTAGTTTAACACATTGCGAAACAAAAAACGGAATCTTTAAATTTTGGATTGAAATTCCGCTTACTCTTGGTACTGTTGGTGGTTTAACAGGCTTACATCCAATGGCAAAATTATCGTTAGATATGATGCAAAAACCGTCAGCAAAACAATTAATGGAAATTATTGCAACTGCTGGATTAGCTCAAAATTTTGCCGCTTTACGTGCTTTAACAACCAAAGGAATACAACACGGACACATGAAAATGCACTTGCAAAATATTTTAAATCAGTTAGAAGCAACATCCGAAGAAAAAGAAATTGTTACCACTTATTTTGATAACAAAACTGTTTCTCATAGTGCCGTAGTTGATAAAGTTAACGAATTAAGAAAATAAAATTTTGGATACATTTTACAGCAACGGAAAATTATTATTAACAGGTGAATATCTTGTTTTAGACGGAGCAACATCGTTAGCTGTTCCTACCAAATTTGGGCAAGATTTAACAGTTGAACCCATAAAAGAAGAACAACTTATTTGGGGAAGTTTTACCAATACTGGCGAGTGTTGGTTTGAAGCTAGTTTTGATTTGCCAAAGTTACGCCTAACTTCTGCTACTTTTAATTCTGATAAAGAAGGAAATGCGGAATTTATCGCCGAAACTTTATCGGATATTTTACAGGAAGCTAAAAAATTAAATCCTGATTTTCTAAGCGATAAAAATGCCAATGAAAATGGTTATGTTATAAAAACAAACTTAACTTTTCCTAAAAATTGGGGATTAGGAAGTTCATCAACTTTAATAAATAATATAGCAACTTGGGCAAAAGTAAATCCGTTTATTTTGTTGCAAAATGCCTTTTCAGGAAGTGGTTACGATATTGCTTGTGCAAGTAATAACACACCGATTTTATATCAACTAAATGAAAAAAAACCGATTGTATCAAAAGTAAAATTTAATCCAAATTTTACAGATGAATTATTTTTTATCTATTTAAATCAAAAACAAAATAGCCGAGAAGGAATTACGCAATACAAGGAACACAGAGAAAATGCTAAAAAATTAATTCCTGAAATAAATAACTTAACACAACAATTTTTAAAGGCAGATTCTACTAAAAACATCAATGAAATAATAGTTGAGCACGAACAAATAATCAGTTCAATTATTAAACAAACACCTGTAAAAAAACGACTTTTTCCAGATTATTTTGGAGAAATAAAAAGCTTAGGTGCTTGGGGTGGCGATTTTGTTTTAGCTACAGGAAATGAAAATACAATAAATTATTTTGAAGAAAAAGGATATAACACAATTGTATCTTATCAAAAAATGGTTTTATAAAAGTTTTCAGAAAAATATCAAAATTATTCAAACGGATAAAAATAAATAATGAAAAAAGTAATTATTATAGGTGGTGGTGCTGCAGGACATTTTACAGCAATTAATGCAAAAGAACAAAATTCTGAATTAGATATTACCATTCTTGAAAAAGGAAAAGAAGTTTTACAAAAAGTAAAAATTTCTGGTGGCGGACGCTGTAATGTTACACACGCTTGTTTTGAACCGAAAGAATTAGTGAAATTTTATCCAAGAGGAGAAAAAGAACTTTTAGGTCCTTTTCATCAATTTATGACAGGAGATACTTTTGAGTGGTTTGATGACAGAGGTGTTCCTTTAAAAATTGAAGATGATAATAGAGTTTTCCCTGAAGAAAATACATCGCAAGCAATTATTGATTGTTTTCAAAATTCTATTGATAAATTAGGAATTAAAGTGTTGAAAAATCATGGTGTAAATTCTATTGAAAAAAATAATGAACAATGGATTATCAATACAAAAGAACAACAATTTGAAGCAGATTATTTAGTAATTGCCGCAGGTAGTTCTAAAAAAGTTTGGGATTTATGTAAAACTTTAGAACATACTGTTGTTGAACCTGTTCCTTCATTATTTACTTTTAATATCAAAGATAAAAGAATTATAGATTTAGGCGGAATATCTGTTCCTAATGCTGATGTAAAATTAGTAGGAACAAATTTAGAAAATTCAGGACCTTTATTAATTACACATTGGGGATTAAGTGGACCTGCAATTTTAAAATTATCAGCTTTTGGAGCACGTATTTTAGCTGATAAAAATTATCAATATAATGTTTTAGTAAATTGGTTAGGGCAAGATTTTGATGATACTTTAGACGAATTAACAAGTCTTAAAAGTTCAGAAGCTAGAAAACAAGTGAATTTAAAATCACCTTTTGCTGATATTCCACGTCGTTTATGGGAGCGTTTTGTAAGTGCTGCCGAAATAAAAACTACTCAAAATTGGGGTGATTTAAGCAATAAACAATTGCATAATTTAGCGACACAATTAACCAAAGGATTATTTAACGCAAACGGACGAACAACTTTTAAGGATGAATTTGTAACTGCTGGTGGTGTCGCTTTGAAAGAAATTAACTTTAAACGTTTTGAAAGTAAATTACATAAAAACTTATTTATGGTTGGTGAAGTTTTAAATATTGATGCTGTTACTGGCGGATTTAATTTTCAAAATGCATGGACTGGTGCCTTTATTTGTGCAAAAAGTATTGCTGAATAATTAAAAATATAAACAATAAAAAAGCCTCTTTCAAATAATTGAAAGAGGCTTTTTTTATGTAATTAACAATAATTGTTAATCTAATATTTTAAGCAGTAGCTGTTGCTTTTTTCGATTTTCTGTAAGTAAAAGAATTGAAAATATTTCTTTTCCCGAAGTTATTTATCGATTTTGCATTTACAAATTTGATATAAAGTTTTCTACTTACTCCAAAGTATTCGTATGTATTACCATCAGTAAAAGTAACTTCTAATAACATACTTTTATGTTGATAATCAGCAACTCTAGATTCTGTAATAGTAGCTTTATATGCATCAGCATTAGCTTCTTTAGTTTCAGGAGCAATACTTACTAAAAAGTGATAACCATCAATAATTTTAGTACTTACTTCTTCTGCTTCTAATTTCTTCTCTTCGTCTAGAAATTTATCAGGATGCCACTCTTTTACCAATCCACGGTAAGTGGTTTTTAATTCTTTTAAAACTATAGGGCCTTCTACACTAAAAAGCTTCTTATATTCTTTTATACGTTTCATCTGTATGAAATAATTTAGCCCGCGAAATTACTCAAATTATCTGAATATGAGACACAAAGCTGTTTAAATTTTAAATATTTTATTTTATTTATCAAACATTTTATCTAAATACTTCAAAAACAATTATTAATTAATAACTCATAACAGTACCGTAATACAATAATTGAAATGTTTTTACATCTAAAAGCAAACAATTTAGTGCCATCATAATTCCGTAATTAGAAGTATCTGAAAAATGATATTGAAAATAATCTAATTGATTTTCATCAAAACCATAAAAAACAGCATCTGTTTTAAAATGACCTTTATAAAAATTTTCTAATTGTGATAATTTATGAATATTAGCTTTTACTGCAAGTTCATATAAATTATCTATTTTTAATTTTAGTTTTTTTCCTTTAAAGCTTAAAGTGTGATTATCTGTAAAGAGTTCTTTTTGATAAACACCATCTTTTAACATATCATATAAAATCTGCTCGGTATTAATTTCTTTTTGCAGTGTTTCTATATATTTTGATAAATCATTAGACAGCCAATTAATTCCTGCAATTTTCATTTTTGTATTTTGAAACATCAATGGTTTTTCTTCTGATTGTTTCTCAAAAAAAGCAGTTCGACCTATAATAAGTTCGTTATTTATTCGAATAGCATTTGTTATTGATTTATGAGCTGAATAAGTAGTTAACTTATGCTGTGTAAATCCATTAAAAGCTAAAAAAAGCATGTAAATCAATAAAAAACGAACCTTCATAAATCTAATTTTACTGAAAGATAGTAAATTTTGGTTAGCTTTTATTAGAAGTAAAAACTAACCAAAACAACAAATATTATTCCTCTTCGTAACAATTAAAGATAATTGTATATCCGTATGTTACAGCTTCTTCATATAATTCTTTTTGATCTTCATCAACATCATTTATAGAATCAAGAGTAAAATATTCTTCTTCTATTTCTGTTAATTTCCACCCCTCTTCTTTTATATACATTTTGGCAAGTTCAAGAGCACCTGAAATATCTTTATAATCGATATACAAACTTACATAAGCTCCGATAACTTCATCATAATGTTCTGATGATTTTTTTGGTTTTGCTAAAGCATTTATTAAAAACATATTTTTATTTTTTAAGTTAAATTAAGCTAGTTCTCCTCTGTGAGGCTTTAAAGCATCTCTAAAAATTTTCATAATACTTTCATCAACAGTAATAAAAGCGATGGTGTGCATTGGATTAAGTTCTTCATGATTTACTTCATCATAAGCTAAACTATCTATTTGTGCAAATTCTTTTAAATGAATACAATGATGCTTAGCTGTTGCTACCCCATCTGGACCTTTAAAATCCCATATTAGTTTTATTTTTTTGCCCATATATTTGTTCCTTTTTACAAAACAAAAGTACTTATTTATGTAATATAAATAAACCATCAAACACTAAACTTAAATTTTTTAAGAAAAAGATAATTACTGTAAAAAAGGGTATTATTATTTACATCATAAACAAATAATAATAAAATGTTAAAATTTCTATAAAAAAACAAAATACAATACAAAATTACCACATAACTATACTATATTAACATAAATTAGGAATCTGAATCATTAATTAAGTTATTTGAGTAAATAATTAAATTTTTCGAATATGAGAGTAACACTATTATGGCTACTTTTTCTTGTAACGCAATTTACATTTGCTCAAGAAAAAACAATATCTGGGATTG
The Tenacibaculum pacificus DNA segment above includes these coding regions:
- a CDS encoding peptide MFS transporter, producing the protein MNEVKKPHEKELFGHPIGLYVLFFTEMWERFSYYGMRALLVIYMIAEASHKDGPGLGWTNLEAYQLYGWYVMLVYVISIPGGILADKVLGQRKTVMLGAIILVLGHGILAVEAEWAFFAGLGLIILGVGCLKPNISTMVGGLYKKGDIRRDKGFSIFYIGINLGSLLATSIIGVVVAKWGWHAGFGLAGIAMLLGLAVYVYGQKYIIHVGNKPTVEEKKNDVSLVKIFSNIFKNPVQLTIFVVLLALSIYAGFTFKGVDHWGYGTLFIFLSFVVGLMMMIYKSLETKILKDRFLVLLLSFLLVIVFWGAFEQAGGLMSVYTETKTDRMLFGYLIPTPMFQGLNAGFIILLAVWIANIWAKRKIKNKEASSLFKMATGTIIMGLGFVFMILAVREYEANGSSGMQWLVLAYLFHTIGELCSSPVSLSFVTKLAPVKYASLMMGLYFAATGLGGKVAGILGENSEHLGEYTIFTGIVIFTVVFGLLVIALLKPLKRLTHGAEDTQGTSNEEAEGFELAD
- a CDS encoding S9 family peptidase, with amino-acid sequence MKKILILFLGISTLLQAQKKDISLEDIWRNGTFRADYMNSLNSMNGDYYSLLSTKNGTSTVNKYSYKTLEKVETIVNGADLNGLKIFKSYTFNNDETKLILGTNFKKIFRHSFLGTFYMYDIASKSLKLIGEDIQRPTFSPDSKRVAFAKENNLFIRDFSDNTIIQVTNDGEKNKIINGITDWVYEEEFAFVKAFEWSANGNNLAFLRFDESAVKTFSMDIYGKGIYPTQHVFKYPKAGEDNAKVSLHIYNLSTNGTSKMIFGDYEYIPRINWTKDDNVLAVRTLNRHQNDLKMYFVNAKTYETSLILNEKDKAFVAVNDDLTFLDDNSFIWSSEKDGYNHIYHYNKKGKLINQVTKGNWEVTNYYGFNSDKKTIYYQSVENGSINRGVYSVSLTGENKKLLSNPLGTNRGAFSKNMNYFINTFSDANTPNIYSLRNDAGKVLKTIKDNAALKQVVAGYNLSKKEFSTINVNGNDLNMYTIKPANFDANKKYPVLMYQYSGPGSQSVKNSWNNANDYWHQMLAQNGYIVVCVDGRGTGFKGRDFKKVTYLNLVKYETEDQIAVAKKLATLPYVDEKRVGIWGWSFGGHMSTNCILKGNDIFATAIAVAPVTTWRFYDTIYTERYMRTPEENPTGYDSNSPLNYPELLKGKYLLIHGTGDDNVHVQNAYRMAEALIQANKQFEWGMYPDKDHGIYGGNTRLHLYTKMTNFIKNNL
- a CDS encoding peptide MFS transporter: MSTLTKENDFTLLGHKPALFVLFFTEMWERFSYYGMRAIFVLFLTSSFADGGWEWTTNRAIGLLGIYTSSVYLTPIIGGFLADKLLGYQKAVAIGALAMTLGHAAMAVETETMLYLGIGLLILGNGLFKPNVTSIVSGLYNEYPDRKDGAFTIFYMGVNAGGFLGVLLCGFLASNLSFSWGFGLAGVFMFLGMLQFWFGRSIFGEVGKEPTSKVDLSDAIENSQAVEEKIPANVQRDRYIVVAILAFLTVFFWAAFEQASGSMTIFAKNYTQLKLVGNSASIFKIVDVLVTVLPLGIISWVLLKLFGQTFKKITLSNITLGISFLSIWAIALWKLSIIIPKENAEIEPSWFLILNSLFIIGLAPLFSKWWESKFNPSAAIKFAVGMILLGIGFGALAYGSSGIPQGAKTASVSLLWLVLAYLLHTMGELCLSPVGLSYVSKLVPAKKIGMMFGLWYLAIAAGNYLAAFVGGYIDVIVQQHSMSYFFLIFTIIPAGVGVLLLFLNPLIKKLMHGIR
- a CDS encoding thioredoxin family protein, with product MRKLILVVVLAIISVGVKAQEKVNWLTFEQAIEKNKENPKPILVDLYTDWCGWCKKMDKTTYKNNVIVKFINDNYYAVKMNGEGKDDISFNGKTYKYVKQNRMKYHELAAQIMKGQMSYPSTAFFDPEERLIQTVPGYLGEQRFEKIINFFTKDIYKTTEWVTFEKEFKSAI